CTGCAAGCTTCGCAGATGCTTGACTGAGTAGGTGGACATTAATAAACATAAAACTCAAAGATCCTGCGCCGCCCGCGCAGGGTTCAGGATCTGTTTTTTAATCTGGGTTATCTCCTTAGTAATCCAAGGTCGAAAATCCAAAATCAACCCAGCCTCCCGCTCCAGCGCAATAAACTCTGCTGAAATCTAAATCCGCTGTCGGCTATTGTTAACCTGGTGGCGTTTCCTGGCCGAGTCGAGTTTTCTCGTAGATTGTTTGGCGGGGGGCGCTTCTTGGGAACACTGGTAGAAACTTTTACAAACCTTTCGGACAAAGGGGAGACTGAAGCAACACTATGGAGCAGCGGACACACACCACTCCAGACGGGAAAACGGTCATCGTCCTGATGCCCACCGGACGCTTGGATATCACAACGGCCTGGCAGTTTCGCCTGAAGCTGCAAGAGTCGATTTCCCGACTCAGCCCCCACATTGTCGTGAATTTGTCGCAGGTGAACTTTATCGACAGTTCTGGCCTCACGTCGTTGGTGGCTGGGATGCGCGATGCCGACAAAGTAAAGGGCAGCTTCCGCATTTGCAATGTCCACCCCGAAGCCAAGCTGGTGTTTGAGGTGACAATGATGGATTCAGTATTTGAAATTTTTGAGACCGAGGAAGAGGCGCTAGAAGGCGTGCCCCGGAGTGTGGCCACGGGCTGATGAGCCGGGAAACGCGGCCAGGAACTGGGCGATCGCCCCAAGAATTCCGCCGCCTCATGTCCCATCGCGCCCCATTCCTCCGTGATGTGGGATAATGGGATCACAATAATTTAAGACTTCCCGTGAGCGACGTTCGCACTGTTTCAGATACTAAGCGTGCCTTCTACAGCCTCCACACGCGCCCGATTAACTCGATCTATCGGCGCGTAGTGGAGGAGTTGATGGTAGAAACGCATTTGCTCCTGGTCAACGCTAACTTTCGCTATGACCCGGTATATGCCTTGGGCGTGGTGACGACCTACGATCGCTTTATGCAGGGGTATCGTCCTGAAAAAGATCAGGAGTCGATTTTTAACGCTCTGTGTCAGGCGGTTGGCGGCGATCCCCAAGCCTATCGGCAGGATGCAGAACGATTGTTGGCAGAGGCGGCGCATCTCTCACCAGAGGATGTGGTGTCCAAGGTGCGAGAATCAACGGAACCGACGGATGGGTTGGTCGGCGTGCTGCGCGGCGTGGCGAGCAATCCAAACTTTAAGTACAGCCGCCTGTTTGCCATTGGGCTGTATACCCTGCTGGAGCACATGGACAGCGACATGATGAAGGACGAGGCTCGCCGAGCGGCAGCGCTCCAGTCCCTCGGAGATGCGCTGAACCTATCTGCCGACAAAATGCAGAAAGACCTAGAACTCTATTGCAGCAACTTGGACAAGATGACCCAAGCGCGGGCTGTATTGGAGGACATCCTGAAGGCAGACCGCAAGAAAAAAGAGGAACGCGCTAAGGCGAAAAAGGGAAAGGTGGAAGATGGGGCGATCGCCACTCCACCCAGTTCTCCGTCTGAGCCTAGCTGAGTCCGAGGGTTGTCGTAAAATTTTTGGAAAGGCGGTGCTGGCCTGCAAATCCAGTGCCGCTTTTTAGTTGGAGGCTTGATGCCAAGGGGCGATCGCGCTCGATCATCACTCCTAAATGGGACAAGTTGGGCGCTATCTTGGCTTAATCCAGCCAACATGCTTAGGATCAATCTAAAAATCGGGATGAAAGGATTTGAACCTTCGGCCCCCTCGTCCCGAACGAGGTGCGCTACCAAGCTGCGCTACATCCCGGTGGTGAAATCTAAGACTTAGAAGTCTACCTCAGATATTCTAGCCTATCACACGTTGCAATCAGCCTAGCCTTTATAATTCAAACAGTGTGATTTGGGCAACAGCGCGTGACGGTCAAGCCAACGAAACCAGACTGGCTGCGGGTAAAAGCGCCGCAGTGGGAGCGAGTCGGAACAGTCAAAGAAATCCTGCGGGATTTGGGGCTAAACACGGTCTGCGAGGAGGCCTCCTGCCCCAATATTGGCGAGTGTTTTAATGCGGGCACAGCGACGTTTCTGATCATGGGCCCCGCCTGCACCCGCGCCTGTCCCTATTGCGATATCGACTTCGAGAAAAAGCCAAAAGCGCTCGACCCGCAAGAGCCAGAGAACCTGGCAGAGGCTGTGCGCCGCATGACGCTGAACCATGTGGTGATTACCTCGGTGAACCGGGATGACCTGCCCGATGGCGGCGCGGCCCAGTTTGTGCGCTGCATCGAAGCCGTGCGGCGGGTATCGCCTCAGACGACTATTGAGGTGCTGATTCCTGACCTCTGCGGCAACTGGGACGCGCTGGCGCAAATTCTCGACGCTCGTCCTGAAGTGCTGAATCACAATACGGAAACGGTTCCCCGGCTGTATCGGCGGGTGCGTCCGCAGGGCGATTATGCCCGCACGCTGGAGTTATTAAGGCGATCGCGCAAACTCGCTCCCTCGGTCTACACCAAGTCGGGCATTATGGTGGGTCTGGGCGAGACGGATGAGGAAGTGCGCCA
The Thermoleptolyngbya sichuanensis A183 DNA segment above includes these coding regions:
- a CDS encoding STAS domain-containing protein, with amino-acid sequence MEQRTHTTPDGKTVIVLMPTGRLDITTAWQFRLKLQESISRLSPHIVVNLSQVNFIDSSGLTSLVAGMRDADKVKGSFRICNVHPEAKLVFEVTMMDSVFEIFETEEEALEGVPRSVATG
- the psb29 gene encoding photosystem II biogenesis protein Psp29 produces the protein MSDVRTVSDTKRAFYSLHTRPINSIYRRVVEELMVETHLLLVNANFRYDPVYALGVVTTYDRFMQGYRPEKDQESIFNALCQAVGGDPQAYRQDAERLLAEAAHLSPEDVVSKVRESTEPTDGLVGVLRGVASNPNFKYSRLFAIGLYTLLEHMDSDMMKDEARRAAALQSLGDALNLSADKMQKDLELYCSNLDKMTQARAVLEDILKADRKKKEERAKAKKGKVEDGAIATPPSSPSEPS
- the lipA gene encoding lipoyl synthase, whose amino-acid sequence is MTVKPTKPDWLRVKAPQWERVGTVKEILRDLGLNTVCEEASCPNIGECFNAGTATFLIMGPACTRACPYCDIDFEKKPKALDPQEPENLAEAVRRMTLNHVVITSVNRDDLPDGGAAQFVRCIEAVRRVSPQTTIEVLIPDLCGNWDALAQILDARPEVLNHNTETVPRLYRRVRPQGDYARTLELLRRSRKLAPSVYTKSGIMVGLGETDEEVRQVMQDLRSVDCDILTIGQYLQPSPKHLPLQAFVTPEQFDAWRVAGEAMGFLQVVSSPLTRSSYHAEQVRALMQQNPR